In Silene latifolia isolate original U9 population chromosome X, ASM4854445v1, whole genome shotgun sequence, the following proteins share a genomic window:
- the LOC141619813 gene encoding uncharacterized protein LOC141619813 isoform X3 — MELKPGLSALVTGGASGIGEAISIAFAERGIFVTVVDLSEEKGKQVTAVIQKINAKFHQNLKFPSALFVRCDVTNSGELSSAFAKHLQTYGGLDICINNAGIYTALPLHNDPTDGSATWKRTINVNLVAVIHSTILAVRAMQAAKRPGVIINMSSSAGLYPSFADPAYSASKGGVVLFTRSLLPYRRQGIRVNALCPEFVETNIGSKVDPKFVTLVGGFIPMKMVVTGALELITDNTKAGCCLWITNRRGLEYWPTPAEEAKYRVSSSKSSRRFLQIDPLDIKLPQSFKKIVVDSLNHNFRAATRIRCAPLTQPINPNHVLVKILYAGVNASDVNFSSGRYFSGKGGDIARNLPFDAGFEAVGIIAAVGDAVNDLKIGSAAAVMTYGSYAEFMIVPSKFILPVAKPEPEVVAMLTSGLTASIALEQAAQMGSGKTVMITAAAGGTGQFAVQLAKLGGNKVIATCGGKDKAMFLKSLGVDRVINYRDEDIKTVLKKEFPEGIDIIYESVGGKMFDMCLNALAIFGRLVVIGMISQYQGEHGWTPSNYPGICEKLLAKSQTVAGFFLPQYSHLWRQHLDKLYNAYSSGMLKVSLDPKKFVGLDSVADAVEYLHTGNSIGKVVVSIDTTLCQAVAKL, encoded by the exons ATGGAACTCAAACCCGGGCTTTCAGCGTTGGTCACAGGCGGGGCTTCAGGCATCG GTGAAGCTATTAGCATAGCATTTGCAGAAAGAGGGATATTTGTTACCGTGGTTGACTTATCAGAGGAGAAGGGGAAGCAAGTGACTGCCGTGATTCAGAAGATAAATGCTAAGTTTCATCAGAATCTTAAATTCCCCTCAGCGCTTTTCGTCAGATGCGATGTCACCAATTCGG GTGAACTGTCTTCTGCTTTCGCCAAGCACCTTCAAACATATGGCGGCTTGGATATTTGCATTAATAATGCTGGAATTTATACTGCTCTCCCATTACACAACGACCCAACTGATGGCTCTGCTACATGGAAACGTACAATTAATGTCAACCTTGTTGCCGTCATTCACTCTACCATTTTAGCG GTTCGAGCAATGCAAGCTGCTAAAAGACCAGGAGTTATCATCAATATGTCATCGTCTGCTGGTCTTTATCCCTCATTTGCGGATCCAGCTTACTCTGCTTCTAAAG GAGGTGTAGTTTTATTCACCAGATCCCTTCTTCCATATAGACGTCAAGGAATTCGTGTGAACGCACTCTGCCCAGAA TTTGTTGAAACTAATATAGGGTCAAAGGTGGATCCTAAATTTGTAACATTGGTCGGGGGCTTCATACCCATGAAAATGGTGGTGACTG GTGCCTTAGAGCTCATCACAGACAACACTAAAGCCGGTTGCTGTTTATGGATAACAAATCGTAGAGGGCTGGAGTATTGGCCAACTCCTGCTGAAGAAGCAAAATACCGAGTATCTTCATCAAAATCGAGTCGAAGATTCTTACAAATTGACCCATTGGATATTAAATTGCCTCAGAGCTTCAAAAAAAT AGTCGTTGACTCCTTGAATCACAATTTCCGTGCTGCTACAAGGATACGGTGTGCTCCATTGACACAGCCAATTAATCCAAATCACGTTCTAGTGAAAATTTTATACGCTGGGGTTAATGCTAGTGAT GTCAATTTTAGTTCAGGCCGCTATTTTAGTGGCAAAGGTGGAGACATTGCTAGAAACCTCCCCTTTGATGCTGGATTTGAG GCTGTTGGAATAATCGCTGCCGTTGGTGACGCTGTGAATGACTTAAAAATTGGTTCTGCTGCTGCAGTAATGACATATGGAAGCTATGCTGAGTTTATGATT GTTCCATCCAAATTTATTCTTCCTGTGGCCAAACCTGAACCTGAAGTTGTTGCTATGCTTACCTCTGGACTAACAGCTTCAATTGCTCTTGAGCAG GCAGCACAAATGGGTTCAGGAAAGACAGTTATGATTACTGCTGCTGCAGGTGGGACTGGACAATTTGCTGTGCAG CTGGCAAAATTAGGTGGGAACAAGGTTATAGCAACTTGTGGAGGTAAAGACAAGGCAATGTTTTTAAAAAGCCTGGGAGTTGATCGAGTGATAAACTACAGAGATGAAGATATTAAAACA GTTTTAAAGAAGGAGTTTCCCGAAGGAATTGATATTATCTACGAGTCAGTCGGTGGTAAAATGTTTGACATGTGCTTGAATGCTCTTGCAATCTTTGGTCGGCTTGTGGTGATCGGAATGATATCTCAG TATCAAGGAGAACATGGGTGGACGCCTTCAAATTATCCTGGAATTTGTGAAAAACTGTTGGCAAAGAGTCAAACCGTG GCTGGTTTTTTTCTACCGCAATATAGTCATTTGTGGCGACAACATCTGGACAAGCTATATAACGCATACTCCTCTGGAATGTTGAAG
- the LOC141619813 gene encoding uncharacterized protein LOC141619813 isoform X2, which produces MELKPGLSALVTGGASGIGEAISIAFAERGIFVTVVDLSEEKGKQVTAVIQKINAKFHQNLKFPSALFVRCDVTNSGELSSAFAKHLQTYGGLDICINNAGIYTALPLHNDPTDGSATWKRTINVNLVAVIHSTILAVRAMQAAKRPGVIINMSSSAGLYPSFADPAYSASKGGVVLFTRSLLPYRRQGIRVNALCPEADQLWYLCCEVAADNANLEFVETNIGSKVDPKFVTLVGGFIPMKMVVTGALELITDNTKAGCCLWITNRRGLEYWPTPAEEAKYRVSSSKSSRRFLQIDPLDIKLPQSFKKIVVDSLNHNFRAATRIRCAPLTQPINPNHVLVKILYAGVNASDVNFSSGRYFSGKGGDIARNLPFDAGFEAVGIIAAVGDAVNDLKIGSAAAVMTYGSYAEFMIVPSKFILPVAKPEPEVVAMLTSGLTASIALEQAAQMGSGKTVMITAAAGGTGQFAVQLAKLGGNKVIATCGGKDKAMFLKSLGVDRVINYRDEDIKTVLKKEFPEGIDIIYESVGGKMFDMCLNALAIFGRLVVIGMISQYQGEHGWTPSNYPGICEKLLAKSQTVAGFFLPQYSHLWRQHLDKLYNAYSSGMLKVSLDPKKFVGLDSVADAVEYLHTGNSIGKVVVSIDTTLCQAVAKL; this is translated from the exons ATGGAACTCAAACCCGGGCTTTCAGCGTTGGTCACAGGCGGGGCTTCAGGCATCG GTGAAGCTATTAGCATAGCATTTGCAGAAAGAGGGATATTTGTTACCGTGGTTGACTTATCAGAGGAGAAGGGGAAGCAAGTGACTGCCGTGATTCAGAAGATAAATGCTAAGTTTCATCAGAATCTTAAATTCCCCTCAGCGCTTTTCGTCAGATGCGATGTCACCAATTCGG GTGAACTGTCTTCTGCTTTCGCCAAGCACCTTCAAACATATGGCGGCTTGGATATTTGCATTAATAATGCTGGAATTTATACTGCTCTCCCATTACACAACGACCCAACTGATGGCTCTGCTACATGGAAACGTACAATTAATGTCAACCTTGTTGCCGTCATTCACTCTACCATTTTAGCG GTTCGAGCAATGCAAGCTGCTAAAAGACCAGGAGTTATCATCAATATGTCATCGTCTGCTGGTCTTTATCCCTCATTTGCGGATCCAGCTTACTCTGCTTCTAAAG GAGGTGTAGTTTTATTCACCAGATCCCTTCTTCCATATAGACGTCAAGGAATTCGTGTGAACGCACTCTGCCCAGAA GCTGACCAGCTATGGTACCTGTGCTGTGAAGTGGCAGCTGATAATGCAAACCTCGAG TTTGTTGAAACTAATATAGGGTCAAAGGTGGATCCTAAATTTGTAACATTGGTCGGGGGCTTCATACCCATGAAAATGGTGGTGACTG GTGCCTTAGAGCTCATCACAGACAACACTAAAGCCGGTTGCTGTTTATGGATAACAAATCGTAGAGGGCTGGAGTATTGGCCAACTCCTGCTGAAGAAGCAAAATACCGAGTATCTTCATCAAAATCGAGTCGAAGATTCTTACAAATTGACCCATTGGATATTAAATTGCCTCAGAGCTTCAAAAAAAT AGTCGTTGACTCCTTGAATCACAATTTCCGTGCTGCTACAAGGATACGGTGTGCTCCATTGACACAGCCAATTAATCCAAATCACGTTCTAGTGAAAATTTTATACGCTGGGGTTAATGCTAGTGAT GTCAATTTTAGTTCAGGCCGCTATTTTAGTGGCAAAGGTGGAGACATTGCTAGAAACCTCCCCTTTGATGCTGGATTTGAG GCTGTTGGAATAATCGCTGCCGTTGGTGACGCTGTGAATGACTTAAAAATTGGTTCTGCTGCTGCAGTAATGACATATGGAAGCTATGCTGAGTTTATGATT GTTCCATCCAAATTTATTCTTCCTGTGGCCAAACCTGAACCTGAAGTTGTTGCTATGCTTACCTCTGGACTAACAGCTTCAATTGCTCTTGAGCAG GCAGCACAAATGGGTTCAGGAAAGACAGTTATGATTACTGCTGCTGCAGGTGGGACTGGACAATTTGCTGTGCAG CTGGCAAAATTAGGTGGGAACAAGGTTATAGCAACTTGTGGAGGTAAAGACAAGGCAATGTTTTTAAAAAGCCTGGGAGTTGATCGAGTGATAAACTACAGAGATGAAGATATTAAAACA GTTTTAAAGAAGGAGTTTCCCGAAGGAATTGATATTATCTACGAGTCAGTCGGTGGTAAAATGTTTGACATGTGCTTGAATGCTCTTGCAATCTTTGGTCGGCTTGTGGTGATCGGAATGATATCTCAG TATCAAGGAGAACATGGGTGGACGCCTTCAAATTATCCTGGAATTTGTGAAAAACTGTTGGCAAAGAGTCAAACCGTG GCTGGTTTTTTTCTACCGCAATATAGTCATTTGTGGCGACAACATCTGGACAAGCTATATAACGCATACTCCTCTGGAATGTTGAAG
- the LOC141619813 gene encoding uncharacterized protein LOC141619813 isoform X1, whose amino-acid sequence MELKPGLSALVTGGASGIGEAISIAFAERGIFVTVVDLSEEKGKQVTAVIQKINAKFHQNLKFPSALFVRCDVTNSGELSSAFAKHLQTYGGLDICINNAGIYTALPLHNDPTDGSATWKRTINVNLVAVIHSTILAVRAMQAAKRPGVIINMSSSAGLYPSFADPAYSASKGGVVLFTRSLLPYRRQGIRVNALCPELNMHTWVSNTICGLDIRWLNAKADQLWYLCCEVAADNANLEFVETNIGSKVDPKFVTLVGGFIPMKMVVTGALELITDNTKAGCCLWITNRRGLEYWPTPAEEAKYRVSSSKSSRRFLQIDPLDIKLPQSFKKIVVDSLNHNFRAATRIRCAPLTQPINPNHVLVKILYAGVNASDVNFSSGRYFSGKGGDIARNLPFDAGFEAVGIIAAVGDAVNDLKIGSAAAVMTYGSYAEFMIVPSKFILPVAKPEPEVVAMLTSGLTASIALEQAAQMGSGKTVMITAAAGGTGQFAVQLAKLGGNKVIATCGGKDKAMFLKSLGVDRVINYRDEDIKTVLKKEFPEGIDIIYESVGGKMFDMCLNALAIFGRLVVIGMISQYQGEHGWTPSNYPGICEKLLAKSQTVAGFFLPQYSHLWRQHLDKLYNAYSSGMLKVSLDPKKFVGLDSVADAVEYLHTGNSIGKVVVSIDTTLCQAVAKL is encoded by the exons ATGGAACTCAAACCCGGGCTTTCAGCGTTGGTCACAGGCGGGGCTTCAGGCATCG GTGAAGCTATTAGCATAGCATTTGCAGAAAGAGGGATATTTGTTACCGTGGTTGACTTATCAGAGGAGAAGGGGAAGCAAGTGACTGCCGTGATTCAGAAGATAAATGCTAAGTTTCATCAGAATCTTAAATTCCCCTCAGCGCTTTTCGTCAGATGCGATGTCACCAATTCGG GTGAACTGTCTTCTGCTTTCGCCAAGCACCTTCAAACATATGGCGGCTTGGATATTTGCATTAATAATGCTGGAATTTATACTGCTCTCCCATTACACAACGACCCAACTGATGGCTCTGCTACATGGAAACGTACAATTAATGTCAACCTTGTTGCCGTCATTCACTCTACCATTTTAGCG GTTCGAGCAATGCAAGCTGCTAAAAGACCAGGAGTTATCATCAATATGTCATCGTCTGCTGGTCTTTATCCCTCATTTGCGGATCCAGCTTACTCTGCTTCTAAAG GAGGTGTAGTTTTATTCACCAGATCCCTTCTTCCATATAGACGTCAAGGAATTCGTGTGAACGCACTCTGCCCAGAA CTTAATATGCACACATGGGTTAGTAACACCATATGTGGCCTTGATATACGATGGCTTAATGCAAAGGCTGACCAGCTATGGTACCTGTGCTGTGAAGTGGCAGCTGATAATGCAAACCTCGAG TTTGTTGAAACTAATATAGGGTCAAAGGTGGATCCTAAATTTGTAACATTGGTCGGGGGCTTCATACCCATGAAAATGGTGGTGACTG GTGCCTTAGAGCTCATCACAGACAACACTAAAGCCGGTTGCTGTTTATGGATAACAAATCGTAGAGGGCTGGAGTATTGGCCAACTCCTGCTGAAGAAGCAAAATACCGAGTATCTTCATCAAAATCGAGTCGAAGATTCTTACAAATTGACCCATTGGATATTAAATTGCCTCAGAGCTTCAAAAAAAT AGTCGTTGACTCCTTGAATCACAATTTCCGTGCTGCTACAAGGATACGGTGTGCTCCATTGACACAGCCAATTAATCCAAATCACGTTCTAGTGAAAATTTTATACGCTGGGGTTAATGCTAGTGAT GTCAATTTTAGTTCAGGCCGCTATTTTAGTGGCAAAGGTGGAGACATTGCTAGAAACCTCCCCTTTGATGCTGGATTTGAG GCTGTTGGAATAATCGCTGCCGTTGGTGACGCTGTGAATGACTTAAAAATTGGTTCTGCTGCTGCAGTAATGACATATGGAAGCTATGCTGAGTTTATGATT GTTCCATCCAAATTTATTCTTCCTGTGGCCAAACCTGAACCTGAAGTTGTTGCTATGCTTACCTCTGGACTAACAGCTTCAATTGCTCTTGAGCAG GCAGCACAAATGGGTTCAGGAAAGACAGTTATGATTACTGCTGCTGCAGGTGGGACTGGACAATTTGCTGTGCAG CTGGCAAAATTAGGTGGGAACAAGGTTATAGCAACTTGTGGAGGTAAAGACAAGGCAATGTTTTTAAAAAGCCTGGGAGTTGATCGAGTGATAAACTACAGAGATGAAGATATTAAAACA GTTTTAAAGAAGGAGTTTCCCGAAGGAATTGATATTATCTACGAGTCAGTCGGTGGTAAAATGTTTGACATGTGCTTGAATGCTCTTGCAATCTTTGGTCGGCTTGTGGTGATCGGAATGATATCTCAG TATCAAGGAGAACATGGGTGGACGCCTTCAAATTATCCTGGAATTTGTGAAAAACTGTTGGCAAAGAGTCAAACCGTG GCTGGTTTTTTTCTACCGCAATATAGTCATTTGTGGCGACAACATCTGGACAAGCTATATAACGCATACTCCTCTGGAATGTTGAAG